The region TGTCCATGGTGATGATAACAACACAGGACACAGTGGTGGGGCAAGAGAGGGGAGGCACGGAGGTTGTGCTGgctctaaaagaaaaaaaatgagagaattaagatagcATTGAAGAAAGTAAGAGGGGCAGTTTGGTCACTTGCTAGCTAAAAATGGTCAaaaatcaatcaaataaatttTGGATCTATTTGTAGTTAGTAAATAATAAAACTGGTATCTTTCAAGTTTTCCCTCAACAAtgagtaaattaaaaataataaaattcattCCAATTTAGAAaataactttttttatttttttttcaaacacaaaaataattaaatatataattcaaAAAACTATGTGGAGCTTAAATTAGAGAATTTAGAGAATTGCTGAAGGACTACTACTGTCCACCACACGAGGTGGCATGTAAAATCTAAATTCTACTTGTATGAATTTAATAAGTACCAAGAAATATCACTTATTTAGAAAAGTATCATCTTGTGTTGGGCACCTAAAGGTGCAAATAGCAACAATTAAGCTAAACCAAATTAGGGCATAGGATGTTCTAGCCCATGAGTTCGATTTTTTATTTGGTAATCCAATCCTTTCTAATCATCGAGTGCTTTATTTTTGTGGCCTTGTATTCTTTGCTATCTTTTTCTTTTACCCCAAAGTCAATTGGAGAATTGTCATTGGTCATAATCATCTTAATAACATTAGCTGAACGGTGTTAGCCTGAAATGGTACGCATTCATCATCAGCCATACAAAATGAAGTTcacaaattttattattatgatttttttgttctttttcaaatGTCTTGCTCATACTAGTTCCAATAATCTGGTCATTGGAAGATACACATAACCATAACATCTAGATTTTCctatgtgaatttaatagcaTAATCCATATTGGTAAATGTAGAAGGTTTATTTTCTTAACAATTGTAGAAGTTGTATATATGGATGAGGACATTGAAACAAAAATATACACCCTTTTTTTTCCTATTAGAACTTGAGTTCCTATAGCATAAGAAAGCATCACAAATATCCCAGAGAGCTAATATTTGCATGTGGATGGTTTTACATGGTGTGGATTCAAAAGAAGCCAGATGAGATTAACTTAAGGGTGTCACAAAAGCCTTGCAAGGAGTAAAGTTGTACAAGGTTAAAGAGATACAAGAGTAACAACACAAACCTAAAAACGAAAAGTAATACAAGAGCAGTGGAATGATATGTATAGCTTAGAAAAGCAAGATCTCAATTAAGAAAGCCAAGCCTTGCATTTTTGTCTTCTTTTTAGTTGTAATGGTGGTCATGATGATGCTCATCCTGTCAAAAACAATGGTGTCACACAAATTAGAACAGGTATAAATAATCATATTTCACAGTGatgatcaaaataaaaaaaaaatcagtacaAGTTGGGAAACTCACACTTTTGTAGCGCAAGAAATCTAGAAACTTGTTCCTTCCCTGAAATAAGTGATGACCACCATGGCTGTTATATTTCCTGATTTGCTCTCTCACAAATCTCTTGTACAACACAGATGCCCCTTTAAATTGGGGAAGAACCAACCAAGCCACAAATATCAGCTTCGCATCATACCAAATAGACACCCTACAAAATCAACACAAACTTAATATATAACaaactcaatatatatatatgtgatgaaATTAATATATAATGATCTTACGTCTCCAGAGCTGGTTGGATGATTATTTCAATAAGAGCAAGGAAAGAGTATATAATCCAATAAGCAAGCCACTGTTCATCATCGTGTTTAGTTATGCTCTCCATGGCTACAATAGATGCATACCTACATGGAAAATAAACTCATCGATCAACACCCACTTGTTAAAAAAATACGCATAAACATTCAGTCATGTAAATAATAACGAGGAAACTCACAAGGGATAGAGCAATGACAAACAAGGCCTGCAAGAGATTATATCATCAAAcagttagaaaaaaaaaacattatagaAACTTATAAGGTTGAGAAAGATGAGTAGATATGTGTTTTGGTACCCAGCAATTAGACGAAGCTGACTAAAAATGGTAACAACTCCTCCTCCTTCCCTCATATCTTCCTTCATTCAATTCTTCTTAGTGAGTTTTTTCTCTTGTTCTGGTTCTGAGTGAGTtattgagaaagagagagaaaatgggTAGTGAAGATAAGTGGTGTCGGTAGAGGTTTGAGCAGATATTTTACAGGGTTGAGACCAAAACAcgcaagagagagagagcttcACAGACTGAACCAACTTTATATTGATAGGCTCAAattacaagaaaaataaaaacttagATAGGTTCAGacaaacaaaattaaattatatatttttattggtAGGAAAACGACAAGTGACACGTGGCATGGTACTCATTATGGCAGGAACAACCCCACTTCAGTAGTTGAGAGAAAAAGCAAACCAAATATGGTAAAGAGTTGCTCTACTATTGTTTGTGACACTAACTTTGTCCAATTGAGAACGAAGGTTTTATtcttaatgaaaattcaaagagaataAAAGTAGGAatcatgaataaaaaaaattaatttctaactaaacataaaaatataataaaaaaaaatccttttACATTCCATTATATTCCTTTTTTCCCCTACCAAACGGGCATTAAGGCTTAATaccttataatatttataaaaaaatatcgaAACAAATCTATAAATATTTTTTACTACAACTTTGTCCAATGGGAAGTCGGGATTTTTTTTCAATATCAGTTCGGTTTAGCTTTTGAAGTGCATGAGGTTCAAACCCAACAAAGTAATATAGTATCTAAGACAAAGAAAGGATCTTGACATGTATTTAAACTCGGGGAATTCTTTGGTGGCTAAGGTGACATTTTCAGGACTTAGTATTACAATAGTTGTGAGTAGTAAGATGTGATAATTTTTAGTTagatttgaattttttaaatgaGTGAtacaaaagtatatatatatactctggGACTCCTTTAATTGGGTACCATTTATCATTtacctttttattggtttttaatttgtttaatcaaAAAAAGATTTTTAAAAGAAAAGCTTCTTTCTCTATAATGTTTTGGATATTTTTATTGAGTAATCATTGGAGTGGTTTTGTGTGTTGTTACTAAGACAATTAAACAATAAAcaaaattgaaatatattttaagataattTATTTGTTACtagcaataaaataaataataattacttttaatttttttattttcagctattatattattattaattattttattaaatattacttaccgacataaaaatattatatatgcaaAAATAAATTACTAAAAAATTCATTACTTTTATATATAACTTGACTACTCCTTTCAAAATTTGTAAGGGGcctcaaaacattattttccTAATATTCAAAATATGTTTCAACACACTACCAATTTTATCTTATTATCCTCTATTTTTAACTTCAAATTAACCCATACTTTTCAAAGCACACTAACCTACTTTTTCAAAAACGGAATACACAACCGCATCATCAGCTATAAAGTTTTAAtaataaaaacaccaaaaaatttCATAGCTTGACAGCTACCAACTTTTTTTTTGGGTCACACAATTCGCCTTTAAActcaaatactattttatttttttagtttaactTTTTCAAAGGACTAGTGAGCTAGTAAGTGTGAAACGGCAATGATAAAATAGTAAAATGTGGAAGGAAATTTTGAAGatatgacaaaaacagtaaataTTTAGTGCAAATCTAAATAGATTTTGATTGAACCTCACCTAATCAATACATACTTTAATTTTGTGGTCCTGATTGCTCCATTGAAATGTATCCATTGAAATGAATGGTTGAAAAAGAGTAGTGGAGGCTGAGATGTTcacaataataataagaataagtGCAAAATTGTAAGAAAAAGTATCAACTTTGGATCCATGTCCTTGTCACTATATATAGAATAGACTTGCACTGTTTCACTTTTACCAGCTTTCTTCTTCTCACTCTGCCTGGAAAAGACTTGTCTCAGTTGATTTTTTCTGCACAAGTTGCCATTTTTGTAGAGATGTGTATGTATTAGGAAAGTATTTATTTCTCCTAGAATTTTTATATATCTTATCTTACCCCATGGTGAGATTAATTAGTATAATGAAGTTCAATTAAGTAAACAAATTCAGATTAAGCATTAAGATTATGGCTTATGTAATTTTCTCTTCTCCAAcaggaagaagaaaaaagaataaaatcCCATCAGGTTGACTTAACTAGAAAGAAAATGAACACAAacttcattaataaaaaaaataaataaagactcGACAAaagaatttctttttttttttataatcattCTCAACAAATAAATTTCAGTTTGTGAGTATTTATGTTCAGCAGAAAGTAGTCAGAAAAGACATTATTGCACCAAAAACATCATCTTTGTTCGTTTGAGTATTAATTACtaatatgaatataaattttaaaataataataataatttgatgaCCTAACgacaaatatttttcaattatatatatgaatttgaaacaaaaataaaaacaattaaaaaatacacAATAAACtattcatttaaaaaatatatatttatatcagaAAATTATAATTTGCAGAATAAATGTAATATTAAAAGTTAAAATATTATGTGAGAAACATAGAAAGTTTTTCActggttttttttatatatctttaccatgtatttatttacagtattttttttattttctttttggggAGTGATTTTTTTACAGTGTTGTTAGTCACGAGATTTGACCGTGTGGCCCACCAATACTGAGCATCTCTGTTGATGTGTTGATCATATGTAGCTTTCATACTTTACTTTTTCAAACAAGTCCAAAAATATCTTCTTTACTACTTTAGATATTCTCAAATTCTTTGTTCAATTTCCTCTCATTTTTTACTTAGAAATATCTTCCTTTTCTTTAATCATTCTCTTTGCCTGAATTTGCAAATACTTGATAAATTGGAATTTATAAttgtgattttaaaataaaaatatcatttttttataatttttatgatattaTAAACTTTTATTCTaagaatataaattaaaataacatacgattttcaaaaacaaaatggAAAGATACCATTGTAAAcctaacattttaaaaataatattcttGAATCTAATATTATTAaccatatatattaaaattataataatattaagtattaaatataaaaaatatatagtaaatgataaaaaaattactaatatatATAGCTACAATATTTACTTTatgcaaaaaaaattaaataattgcaTCTATTCTCTAcaaatttctaattttttttgtgagataataaaatgtaattttttttaaagaaaaatttatcatattatatcaacaatgatcgtcaACTAGATGAGTACTACATTgttcaaaatataaaaaattcaaaATCACTACGAAAGCTAATTTTTAGTAATGTATGGGACACTTTGTTCTCCTCTCTCTCGAGAAACAAATGACTAAAACCAACATGGGGAAGAGATAAAATATGTTGGATATCTTCATCCATTATATCATCTTTCGAAAGAGCCTTCCCCACTGTTATGGATAGAACGAATAGTGTTACTTCACTAGTCATCCACATACTGATGAATTCTTACTCCCTCCCTCCCTATGGTACCATCTCTAGGCCTCCATAACAAAATAATATCACATCAGTTATTTTTAGGTAATTAATTTTGGTGCATATATTATTATTCTAATTGTAAGGTGATCTTCATCCAAGTACCAACGTATATACAGTAATATTGTAACCaggacatatatatttataattattattatattatattatatttataatgtttaaatatatattattatttatgttaatAAATGTAACCCCTTAATTTCTCATATATTACCCAAAACATAGTATTTTgtcataatttataaatattactcttttattgaataaaaacttaaaaataaataaatatatgaatctattgttttacaaaaaaataaattaattgtctttacataaaaatgagcaacatttaaataaaattt is a window of Humulus lupulus chromosome 4, drHumLupu1.1, whole genome shotgun sequence DNA encoding:
- the LOC133830027 gene encoding HVA22-like protein e translates to MKEDMREGGGVVTIFSQLRLIAGPCLSLLYPLYASIVAMESITKHDDEQWLAYWIIYSFLALIEIIIQPALETVSIWYDAKLIFVAWLVLPQFKGASVLYKRFVREQIRKYNSHGGHHLFQGRNKFLDFLRYKSDEHHHDHHYN